The DNA sequence ATTCATACTGTGAATATGCTTGGATGCCATGATGGAATACCGGTACTGGATCTTGCCGGACTGTTGCCGGACGACAGGATTGAAGATCTGATCCGGTTGCTTGTGGATCGTGGGGGTTTTGTAAAGGATCTTCACGGTAATAAAAAGATGTATTATCAGGTAAATACGACATATTATAATGCACTTGGCGAAAATGAGCAGGCATTGTTATTAGCCAGAGCATTACAGATATTTATGCCCGGAAAACCTCAGGTCTGGTATCTGGATCTGTTTGCCGGATCTAATGATTATGAGGCAGTGAAGCGTGCAGGTGCAGGTGGACATAAAGAGATCAACCGGACGAATCTTTCACAAAAAGATATAGAGTCAGGCCTTGAAAAGGAGGTCGTAAAAAAGCAGCTTGAAATGTTGAAATTCCGGAAAGAATTTCCGGCATTTGGATTTGATGCGGAAATGACAATCCGTACAAAGCCTGCAGCGCAGATCTCTGCTCAGGCAGAAAATGCTTTGCATTTTGCAGAATTACCGGCGGACCAGATGTATAACCGTATTTATATCACCTGGAAAAAGGACGGTTATCTTGCCCGTCTGTCCGCAGACCTTAAAGCCCATACCTACCGGATTCAGGCTCTTGATCCATCCGGTAACCTGGTCTGGCAGTCGTAATGTGTAAATCCCCTCCGACAGATGGTTATACATATGGGGCTTTATCTGTATTTCCTATCTGGCAGTCAGCCATTTTTTACTATGACTTGCTATGATTTCTGTTTGCTGCATATGCCTGATTCGTAAATACTCCTGTGCCAACTCGCTCTTTGAGCTCGAACAGGCACCCGTATTTACTGGCAATATGCAGCTCACAACGCAATCTTCGCAAATGTCATAGTTAGAAAACGTCTGATGACCATATAAGAAATACAGGTAAAACGTTACGCATATAACCATCTGTCGGAGGGGATTCTCTAATTTCATAATATAAATAATGGATTCGAGTGATCCGGAAGGCTGGCACTTCCTACATATGACATTAGCGTATTTTCGTTATGAGGTTTGCACTAACTATCAGCATCAAGCCCATGTCTGAGTCCGTAAGGACGAGTTTGGGCGACTGCTGATAAATAAGCGTGCGAACCGAATAGAAAATAAAGCGGATCATATGTAGGAAGTGCCAGCCTGCCGGATCACTCGAATCCATTGTTTATACAGGCTTATTTCGCTGGAAAAAGCTTGCGGAAGATCAGACGGATAGACGGACCGCAATAAAAAAGCTGCCAGAAGAAAGCTACCGGGAAGTTTAAGAAGGTGGTCTGGAGCCACACGGCTGCAAACTGACGACCGGCATGTTTGAATAAAATAGTGGCAACAAGGCTCATGCAAGGACACATAATGCAGATGATCATGGTAGAAATTGCAAGCGTGATGATGATCGGGCGGTCATCCGGCTTCACGAAGCGGAATGCAAGAGCATGTGCAGCCTTATCTACAAACAGGAATTCAAGAAAAAAGGCAACCGGCCACATGATGATAAGCTCATGAAAGGCGGCTAAGAAAACGGAGTTTGACATTCCACCCGTGTTTAGGGAAATGTTGTAGCAGATCATGGCATAGACCATAAGAAAAGACATCATTAATGTGAAAACAATGTTTTGAAATAAAGTTTTTGGCATAAAATAAATCTCCTTTTTGATAAATAATCTGAATAAATGCAGAACCAAAACTGCAAATATCTTAAAAATAAGCACAAAAAAGACACATGTGTTGTTCGTTATCAAGTGATATGCTCATCCGTCGGCAAACGAGGTGAAATATCAGGAGCACACTTGTGTCGTTTCCAATTTTATACCAAAGCTTTTTCTTCAATTTTTACAACGTCGGTCATTATACTAAGCTTTTAGTAAAAATGCAAGTGAAAATTTCATATTCAAACTTATAAAATTTCATATGCAGGTATAAAGAATATCATAGGCGAGAACAGATAATTGTATACGCAATAATACATGGATTTGTTTGACTTATAAATGGGTAGATGCTAGTATCATAGTTATGATCATTATGTGGGAGGCAGATGGATATGAACAGTGCACAGAAGATATGTATGATTGTCGGGGTGGGTTTTGCAGGAATAGGGCTTTTTATGACATTGATCTTTTTATTTGCATTTGGTAAGCCCGGGGCATTTATATTAATTCCATTAATGTTTGTGGTACTTGGATTATGTTTTATCGTGACGATCCTTGTTATGCTCCATAACAAGAAAATGATCCGTGTACATGGTGAAAAGTATACAGCGAAGATTTATGGTTATGTAAAAAATACATCTTATATGGTAAATGGCAGATTTCCTTTAAATGTAAAGGTGCATTATTTTGATAATTATGGTATCGAGCGGGAAGTGATCCTGCCGACTTCGATCAGTGGAGGAGCGGATTCCATGTTCCCGATCGGAATGACGATCGATATCTATGAATACAATGGTAAGTACAGTTATGATCCTGCTTCTGTCCGTGGAGAACGGTTAAGAAGAGAAGAAGAGCTGATGGACAACAAGCCGATCGATCCGGAACAGCTTCACCTGATCGCAGTCCGATGTTCGAACTGCGGTGCTTCTTATAAGGCAGCAACCGGATATGCCAGCCGCTGCCCTTATTGTGGTGGTTACCAGAATGTGTGATAAAGCACTGATGTTTGCCGGAATGTGTGATGAAGCTCTGATGTTTGCTGGAACGTGTGATGAAGCTGTTGCCGGAATAGGATGATGCCGGCTGACTGTTTAGCCGCGCCCGAGGATCGCATCCATATCCTGCTCAGGAGCCGTGATCGGCTGCAGATTGTAGGTGTC is a window from the Lachnospiraceae bacterium GAM79 genome containing:
- a CDS encoding DUF2798 domain-containing protein; the encoded protein is MPKTLFQNIVFTLMMSFLMVYAMICYNISLNTGGMSNSVFLAAFHELIIMWPVAFFLEFLFVDKAAHALAFRFVKPDDRPIIITLAISTMIICIMCPCMSLVATILFKHAGRQFAAVWLQTTFLNFPVAFFWQLFYCGPSIRLIFRKLFPAK
- a CDS encoding zinc-ribbon domain-containing protein, with the translated sequence MNSAQKICMIVGVGFAGIGLFMTLIFLFAFGKPGAFILIPLMFVVLGLCFIVTILVMLHNKKMIRVHGEKYTAKIYGYVKNTSYMVNGRFPLNVKVHYFDNYGIEREVILPTSISGGADSMFPIGMTIDIYEYNGKYSYDPASVRGERLRREEELMDNKPIDPEQLHLIAVRCSNCGASYKAATGYASRCPYCGGYQNV